Proteins co-encoded in one Enterobacter sp. R4-368 genomic window:
- a CDS encoding LacI family DNA-binding transcriptional regulator: MVTILDVARLAGVSKATVSRALNGKVFVREEVKARIMQAIAETGYRPNQLARNLANNKTNSVGLVITNGLYNGPFFSSMIYHAATNSEQHGRQLVLADGKHSAQEERDAIDLLLSLRCEAIMIYPKYLSVAELDEIIERNPTPIVVINRELTRHRNQCVFVDHQQGCETMMEYLLAQGHTRIAFVAGSDASPTGESRLAGYRHALRNAGIEPDPQLLVRGSWSTDSGYEAGRELLARNVPFTCVLAGNDDMAIGVAKACYEAGLRLPQDVSLAGFDDSVIGKYYNPSLTTIHVPMEEMIRNAIEMVLMPEATAISAHRGELVCRESVIAPKTAR; encoded by the coding sequence ATGGTAACGATACTGGATGTCGCCAGGCTGGCCGGCGTCTCCAAAGCGACAGTATCGCGCGCGCTAAACGGCAAAGTTTTTGTCCGTGAGGAAGTGAAAGCCCGCATTATGCAGGCGATTGCCGAAACGGGTTATCGCCCCAATCAGCTGGCGCGCAATCTTGCCAACAATAAAACCAACTCTGTCGGGCTGGTCATCACCAACGGGCTGTATAACGGCCCGTTTTTCTCCAGCATGATTTACCACGCGGCGACCAACAGCGAGCAGCACGGCCGCCAACTGGTGCTGGCGGACGGAAAACACAGCGCGCAGGAAGAGCGCGACGCCATCGACCTGCTGCTGTCGCTGCGCTGTGAAGCGATCATGATCTACCCCAAATACCTGTCGGTCGCCGAACTCGATGAGATCATCGAACGCAACCCGACGCCAATCGTGGTGATCAACCGGGAACTTACCCGCCACCGCAACCAGTGCGTGTTTGTCGATCACCAGCAAGGCTGTGAAACAATGATGGAATACCTGTTAGCACAGGGGCATACGCGCATTGCGTTTGTTGCCGGTTCTGACGCCTCCCCTACCGGCGAGAGTCGTTTAGCCGGTTATCGTCATGCACTACGCAACGCCGGGATCGAACCCGACCCGCAACTGCTGGTGCGCGGTAGCTGGAGTACCGACAGCGGTTACGAGGCGGGGCGTGAACTGCTGGCGCGCAATGTACCGTTTACCTGCGTGCTGGCCGGGAACGACGATATGGCGATTGGCGTGGCGAAAGCCTGTTATGAAGCGGGTTTGCGGCTGCCACAGGATGTGTCGCTGGCCGGGTTTGATGATTCGGTTATCGGCAAATATTACAACCCGTCACTGACTACCATCCATGTTCCGATGGAGGAGATGATCCGTAACGCCATCGAAATGGTTCTGATGCCAGAGGCGACTGCCATTAGCGCTCATCGGGGCGAGCTGGTGTGCCGTGAGTCGGTGATTGCGCCTAAAACTGCCCGGTAA
- a CDS encoding aldo/keto reductase family oxidoreductase: protein MSQPSLTFRLGDRQVGRLGYGAMQLAGPGVFGPPADEAKALQVLRDVIAAGVNHIDTSDFYGPHVTNKLIKQALHPYPDDLCIVTKVGARRDDKANWLPAFSAEELTQAVEDNLRNLGLEVMEVVNLRAMFGVHGPEEGPLEAPLEALIKLKERGLIRHIGLSNVTAKQVADAQKMTPIVCVQNLYNVANRHDDALIDSLNAQGIAYVPFFPLGGFTPLQSGELNEVATTLGATPMQVALAWLLQRSPNILLIPGTSSPQHLQENLASAQLTLPPDALAKLDAIAQA from the coding sequence ATGTCTCAACCTTCACTTACCTTTCGTCTGGGCGATCGCCAGGTTGGTCGCCTGGGTTACGGTGCCATGCAACTGGCGGGGCCCGGCGTGTTTGGGCCGCCCGCTGATGAAGCGAAAGCGTTGCAGGTGCTACGCGATGTGATTGCCGCAGGCGTGAACCATATCGACACCAGCGATTTTTACGGCCCGCATGTCACCAATAAATTGATTAAGCAGGCACTGCATCCGTACCCGGATGATCTGTGCATTGTCACCAAAGTCGGCGCGCGCCGTGATGATAAAGCCAACTGGTTGCCCGCATTCAGCGCTGAAGAGTTAACGCAAGCCGTTGAAGATAATCTGCGAAATCTCGGCCTTGAAGTGATGGAAGTGGTGAACCTGCGCGCCATGTTCGGCGTGCATGGGCCGGAAGAGGGGCCGCTTGAAGCGCCGCTGGAGGCTTTGATTAAGCTGAAAGAGCGCGGGCTGATTCGCCATATTGGTCTGAGCAACGTGACGGCGAAACAGGTGGCGGATGCGCAGAAAATGACGCCGATTGTCTGCGTGCAGAACCTCTATAACGTGGCGAACCGCCATGACGACGCGCTGATTGATTCGTTGAATGCGCAGGGGATCGCCTATGTGCCGTTCTTCCCGCTCGGCGGCTTTACGCCGTTGCAGTCAGGCGAGTTGAATGAAGTCGCGACTACGCTTGGTGCCACGCCGATGCAGGTAGCGCTGGCCTGGTTGTTGCAGCGCTCGCCGAATATCCTGCTGATCCCTGGTACGTCGTCACCGCAGCATTTGCAGGAAAACCTCGCCAGCGCGCAACTCACTTTGCCGCCGGATGCGCTGGCGAAACTCGACGCTATCGCGCAGGCGTAA
- a CDS encoding LysR family transcriptional regulator, with amino-acid sequence MKLDFALLNAIVAVANAGGFREAARVTGTNPSRLSDAVRRAEQQLGVRLFNRTTRTVALTDAGKALMERLQPAMSEVDAALDAINRYRSTPSGTLRLNVPVSAARLVLPAIVPAFLAHYPDIQLEIVAESNVQDVFRDSCDAGIRYDECLEQDMVALPIGPRRQRFVAAASPHYLQQHGIPQHPRDLIAHNCIRGRYASGVMPEWEFERDGETLRVQVNGTLVVSVGAAMDLAVQAAIAGSGIIYLFEEWLHSPIERGELTPVLEPWWLSFNGPYLYYNSRRLIPAPLQAFIDFVRAQASYGYITR; translated from the coding sequence ATGAAGCTGGATTTCGCCCTGCTAAACGCCATTGTGGCGGTCGCTAACGCCGGAGGCTTTCGCGAAGCCGCACGCGTGACCGGCACCAACCCTTCCCGCCTGAGTGATGCGGTGCGCCGCGCTGAACAGCAGCTCGGCGTGCGCCTGTTTAACCGCACCACCCGCACCGTGGCGCTAACCGATGCGGGTAAAGCGCTGATGGAGCGACTGCAACCGGCGATGAGCGAAGTGGACGCGGCGCTCGATGCCATTAACCGTTACCGATCAACACCCAGCGGTACGCTGCGCCTGAACGTGCCGGTCAGCGCTGCCCGGCTGGTGTTGCCCGCCATCGTACCCGCCTTTCTGGCGCACTATCCGGACATTCAGCTGGAAATCGTGGCTGAAAGTAACGTGCAGGATGTCTTTCGCGATAGCTGTGACGCGGGCATCCGCTATGACGAATGTCTGGAGCAGGATATGGTCGCACTGCCTATCGGCCCGCGTCGCCAGCGTTTTGTCGCCGCCGCCTCGCCCCATTACCTGCAACAACATGGCATACCGCAACATCCACGCGATCTGATTGCGCATAACTGCATTCGCGGCCGCTATGCCAGCGGCGTGATGCCGGAGTGGGAGTTCGAGCGCGATGGCGAAACATTGCGCGTACAGGTCAATGGCACCTTAGTGGTTAGCGTCGGCGCGGCAATGGATCTGGCCGTGCAAGCCGCGATTGCCGGAAGCGGCATTATTTATCTGTTTGAAGAGTGGTTGCACTCACCGATTGAACGCGGCGAACTGACGCCGGTGCTGGAACCCTGGTGGTTGTCGTTTAACGGCCCGTACCTCTATTACAACTCCCGGCGGCTAATTCCTGCGCCTTTACAGGCGTTTATCGATTTTGTGCGCGCACAGGCAAGTTACGGATATATAACGCGATGA
- a CDS encoding methylated-DNA--[protein]-cysteine S-methyltransferase, translated as MQITDKVQCDTWYQALLDRASEYTGLFFVGVKTTGVFCISVCRARKPKRENVVFFREMKSALDAGFRPCKVCRPTENACSAPGFIEQALALVRANPKMRISDTLLREQGISPERVRRWFLQQHGITFQVFQRMSRVNVALQELKGGRSATDVAFDSGYESLSGFGYTCKKLTGAAPSLGQQVIMIHRFTTPIGPMFVCATEQGVCLLEFVDRRMLETEFSDLQRLLKARIIAGENRHTRQAEKEIGEYFAGDRQQFSLTLDLPGSAFQRRVWQGLQTVPYGQTTHYQALAECLAQPTAVRAVAAANGANRVAIVIPCHRIIGKDGAMTGYGGGIARKAWLIAHEKNHLMR; from the coding sequence ATGCAAATCACGGATAAAGTGCAGTGCGATACCTGGTATCAGGCGCTACTCGATCGCGCTTCTGAATACACCGGCCTCTTTTTTGTCGGCGTCAAAACCACCGGAGTTTTTTGTATTTCCGTCTGTCGCGCGCGTAAGCCGAAGCGGGAAAATGTGGTGTTTTTCCGCGAGATGAAATCAGCGCTCGATGCCGGTTTCCGCCCGTGCAAAGTGTGTCGACCAACGGAAAATGCCTGTTCGGCACCGGGCTTTATCGAGCAGGCGTTAGCGCTGGTTCGCGCCAATCCTAAAATGCGTATCAGCGACACGCTGCTGCGCGAACAAGGCATCAGCCCGGAGCGTGTGCGCCGCTGGTTTTTGCAGCAACATGGCATCACATTTCAGGTTTTTCAGCGCATGTCGCGGGTAAATGTCGCGCTTCAGGAGTTGAAAGGCGGGCGCAGCGCCACCGATGTTGCCTTTGACAGCGGTTATGAATCGCTCAGCGGCTTTGGTTATACCTGTAAAAAACTCACTGGCGCGGCACCGAGCCTCGGGCAGCAAGTGATCATGATCCACCGTTTCACCACACCGATTGGCCCGATGTTTGTCTGCGCCACGGAACAGGGCGTTTGCCTGCTGGAGTTTGTGGATAGACGCATGCTGGAGACCGAATTCAGCGACTTACAGCGCTTGTTGAAAGCGCGCATTATCGCCGGGGAAAACCGGCATACCCGGCAGGCGGAAAAAGAGATCGGCGAGTATTTCGCGGGCGACAGACAGCAGTTTTCGCTGACGCTGGATCTGCCCGGCAGCGCGTTTCAGCGCCGCGTCTGGCAAGGCTTGCAAACGGTGCCGTACGGCCAGACCACGCATTATCAGGCGCTGGCGGAATGCCTTGCACAACCCACCGCGGTACGTGCCGTCGCGGCGGCCAATGGCGCGAACCGGGTGGCGATTGTCATTCCTTGCCACCGCATCATTGGTAAAGACGGCGCGATGACCGGCTACGGTGGCGGTATCGCGCGCAAAGCGTGGTTGATCGCGCATGAGAAAAACCATCTTATGCGGTAG
- a CDS encoding isocitrate lyase/phosphoenolpyruvate mutase family protein → MDFTAFHHQITPLLLANVWDAASAQAAEQAGYQAMGTSSAAIAAMLGYDDGEQMPFAELLFMVKRIRAACDLPLSVDMEAGYGETAQAIADNLQQLIRLGVVGINLEDSRVVNGERQLVDATQFARQLREIRAQLPCPLFLNIRTDTFLLNVENALAETLYRGQLYAQHGAGGLFVPGVMQNADIAAIAQQIPLPLNVMCVPGLAGFTELATLGVRRISMGNAVHAALQTPLKNILLSVQTQQSFEGVFHYANHG, encoded by the coding sequence ATGGATTTCACTGCTTTTCACCATCAAATCACCCCGTTACTGCTCGCCAATGTCTGGGATGCAGCCAGCGCGCAGGCGGCAGAGCAGGCCGGATACCAGGCGATGGGCACGTCCAGCGCCGCCATTGCCGCAATGCTCGGTTATGACGATGGCGAACAAATGCCGTTTGCCGAACTGCTGTTTATGGTGAAGCGCATTCGCGCCGCCTGCGATCTGCCACTCAGCGTGGATATGGAAGCCGGTTACGGCGAAACCGCGCAAGCCATTGCCGATAACCTGCAACAATTAATAAGGCTCGGTGTGGTGGGCATTAATCTGGAAGATAGCCGCGTGGTCAATGGTGAACGGCAACTGGTTGACGCCACGCAATTCGCCCGGCAGTTACGGGAAATCCGCGCGCAATTGCCGTGTCCGTTGTTTTTGAATATCCGTACCGATACGTTCTTGCTGAACGTGGAAAATGCGCTGGCAGAGACGCTGTATCGCGGGCAGTTATATGCTCAACACGGCGCGGGCGGTCTGTTTGTGCCCGGCGTGATGCAAAACGCAGATATAGCCGCTATCGCCCAGCAGATCCCTTTGCCGCTCAATGTGATGTGCGTACCGGGGCTGGCAGGATTCACCGAACTGGCCACGCTTGGCGTGCGCCGTATTTCGATGGGCAATGCTGTTCATGCCGCGTTACAAACGCCGCTGAAAAACATCCTGTTGAGCGTGCAGACACAGCAATCGTTTGAGGGCGTTTTCCACTATGCAAATCACGGATAA
- a CDS encoding helix-turn-helix domain-containing protein: protein MATLDDLLAKRSPESQARIEERVNELRRNIVLSQLREELNISQTELAGVMGVKQPTLAKIEQPGNDPRLSTLKRYVSALGGELSIDITLPTGKRVAFHI from the coding sequence GTGGCAACCTTAGACGACCTTTTAGCGAAACGCAGCCCTGAAAGCCAGGCGCGAATTGAAGAGCGTGTTAATGAGCTGCGCCGCAACATTGTATTGAGCCAGCTACGTGAAGAATTGAATATTTCCCAGACCGAGCTTGCCGGAGTCATGGGCGTCAAACAGCCGACACTGGCGAAGATAGAGCAGCCTGGCAACGATCCCCGTCTCTCTACTCTCAAGCGCTATGTCTCTGCGTTAGGCGGTGAGTTAAGCATTGATATCACATTGCCGACGGGTAAACGCGTTGCATTTCATATCTGA
- a CDS encoding antibiotic biosynthesis monooxygenase has product MIAVLFEADIAAGKQARYLQLAAELKPILAGIDGFIAIERFQSLSHEGKILSLSWWRDEASVHAWQSNVLHQAAQREGREAIFSSYRIRVATVFRDYASTPEKP; this is encoded by the coding sequence ATGATCGCCGTACTTTTTGAAGCTGATATCGCCGCAGGTAAGCAGGCGCGTTACCTGCAATTAGCCGCTGAACTCAAGCCGATACTGGCAGGCATCGACGGGTTTATCGCGATCGAACGTTTTCAGAGCCTGAGCCACGAGGGGAAGATATTGTCACTGTCATGGTGGCGCGATGAAGCATCAGTGCACGCCTGGCAGAGCAATGTGCTACACCAGGCGGCTCAGCGCGAAGGGCGGGAAGCCATTTTTTCGTCCTACCGCATCCGTGTTGCCACGGTTTTTCGCGATTACGCATCAACCCCGGAGAAGCCATAA
- a CDS encoding glycoside hydrolase family 15 protein, with amino-acid sequence MKNTVSHSPVREDGFAEPGDYAAIGEGRSVALIAPDGSIDWWCAPNLDSQPLFDRLLDPEIGGFFQLAPQQPYTVTRCYRQDSNVLETTFTTASGKVLLTESINSTLAGRLPWSELARRIEGLEGEVALTLKVRFGTRAETCSPWMNKTAHGNVYHIADLMAMLRTSEEVNITDADDEQVNGHMTVSAGQRRLVALLVTEKEPLAVPSLEAIDARIETSHAAWCDWSKSLSYAGRYAEHVGRSALALKFLWYSPTGALAAAATTSIPEGIGGEKNYDYRYAWIRDACLIIKAFAFLGALEECKAAFSWLSKTIIRHGVRLQACYTLEGEEVPCETYPALRGYKNSQPVRVGNNARDQLQLSMYGDMLATAELFVKAGHVLDLTTSRLLGELANCCADHWRQKDCGIWELPELQHYTHSKMACWLALDMAVLMAKEKYIEPRWVGRWQRERDRIRDWIETHCWSQSKQAYLFYPDSEDRLDASLALAYRYGQHVNPQRMLATYRTIEEELGHGGALVYRYSGVEQEENTFVACSFWLAAAWAAMGETTKAEAAMDAILSALCDKGNVETFNEMFDVRTGKWSGNLPQGLSHLALICAAQAITDHGTSPP; translated from the coding sequence GTGAAGAACACAGTCTCGCACTCTCCTGTCCGGGAGGATGGCTTTGCCGAACCCGGCGATTACGCCGCGATTGGCGAAGGACGCTCGGTCGCACTTATTGCCCCCGACGGGTCAATTGACTGGTGGTGCGCGCCGAACCTGGATTCCCAGCCGCTGTTTGATCGCCTGCTCGACCCGGAGATTGGCGGTTTTTTTCAGTTAGCGCCGCAACAACCTTACACCGTAACACGCTGCTACAGGCAGGACAGCAATGTGCTGGAAACCACCTTCACCACCGCCAGCGGCAAAGTATTACTTACCGAATCTATTAACAGTACGCTCGCTGGACGTTTGCCGTGGAGCGAGCTGGCGCGTCGGATTGAAGGTCTGGAAGGCGAAGTGGCTTTAACGCTGAAAGTGCGTTTCGGGACGCGGGCAGAAACCTGTTCGCCGTGGATGAACAAAACAGCGCACGGCAACGTCTACCATATCGCCGATTTAATGGCGATGCTGCGCACCAGCGAAGAGGTCAACATCACCGACGCCGACGATGAGCAGGTTAATGGTCACATGACGGTTTCGGCGGGCCAGCGGCGGCTGGTTGCACTACTGGTGACTGAAAAAGAGCCGCTGGCAGTCCCGAGCCTTGAAGCAATTGACGCGCGCATTGAAACCAGCCATGCCGCCTGGTGCGACTGGAGTAAAAGCCTGAGTTATGCGGGGCGTTACGCAGAACATGTCGGGCGTTCCGCGCTGGCATTGAAATTCCTCTGGTATTCCCCCACCGGTGCGCTTGCCGCGGCAGCGACCACCTCCATTCCTGAAGGTATTGGCGGTGAGAAAAACTACGACTATCGCTACGCGTGGATCCGCGATGCTTGCCTGATCATTAAAGCCTTTGCCTTTTTGGGCGCGCTGGAAGAGTGCAAAGCCGCTTTCTCCTGGCTTTCAAAAACCATTATCCGCCACGGTGTCAGGCTGCAGGCGTGTTACACCCTCGAAGGGGAGGAAGTGCCCTGTGAAACGTACCCGGCGCTGCGCGGCTACAAAAATTCACAGCCGGTGCGAGTGGGTAACAACGCGCGTGACCAGCTACAACTCAGCATGTACGGCGATATGCTGGCAACGGCGGAGCTGTTCGTAAAGGCGGGCCACGTGCTGGATCTCACCACCTCGCGGCTGCTGGGCGAGCTGGCAAATTGCTGTGCCGATCACTGGCGGCAAAAAGATTGCGGGATTTGGGAACTGCCTGAGCTGCAACATTATACCCACTCCAAGATGGCGTGCTGGCTGGCGCTGGATATGGCCGTGTTGATGGCAAAAGAGAAATACATTGAGCCAAGGTGGGTCGGGCGCTGGCAGCGCGAGCGGGATCGCATCCGCGACTGGATCGAAACCCATTGCTGGTCACAGAGCAAACAGGCTTACCTCTTTTACCCCGATAGCGAAGATCGGCTTGATGCTTCGCTGGCGCTGGCTTATCGCTATGGTCAACACGTTAACCCTCAGCGCATGCTTGCCACTTACCGGACCATTGAAGAGGAGCTGGGCCACGGCGGCGCACTGGTCTACCGCTACAGCGGCGTCGAACAGGAAGAGAACACCTTTGTCGCCTGTTCGTTCTGGCTGGCGGCAGCCTGGGCGGCAATGGGCGAGACAACCAAAGCCGAAGCGGCAATGGATGCGATCCTCAGCGCCCTTTGCGATAAAGGCAATGTCGAAACCTTTAATGAGATGTTCGATGTTCGCACCGGCAAGTGGAGCGGCAACCTGCCGCAGGGTTTAAGCCACCTGGCGCTGATTTGCGCCGCGCAGGCGATTACCGATCACGGCACATCCCCTCCATAA
- a CDS encoding type II toxin-antitoxin system RelE/ParE family toxin produces the protein MWQVITTERFDVWFSIQPELLQDEVLAVFRILSEFGPQLGRPYVDTVKGSTYSNLKELRIQYAGSPVRAFFAFDSTRRAIVLCAGDKTGVNEKRFYKEMIKIADAEFKNYIQNKELTWQP, from the coding sequence ATGTGGCAAGTGATTACGACGGAGCGTTTTGATGTGTGGTTTAGCATCCAGCCAGAACTGTTGCAGGATGAGGTTTTAGCGGTTTTCAGGATCCTGAGTGAGTTTGGCCCGCAGCTTGGGCGCCCCTATGTTGATACTGTAAAAGGATCAACCTATAGCAATTTGAAAGAGTTGAGGATCCAGTATGCAGGTTCTCCCGTTCGCGCCTTTTTTGCGTTCGATTCTACGCGGCGGGCTATTGTGTTGTGCGCCGGAGATAAAACGGGCGTTAACGAGAAACGATTTTATAAAGAGATGATAAAAATTGCCGACGCAGAGTTCAAAAATTATATTCAAAATAAGGAGTTAACGTGGCAACCTTAG
- a CDS encoding beta-glucoside-specific PTS transporter subunit IIABC, whose translation MAVIRDYNKLASDILREVGGEENISNFSRCATRLRLVLNQTPDTAKANIQSLPGVIAVVESGGQFQVVIGTHVADVFNALSGMVKEKDGNGAQPKTRWLDAVIATMSAVFAPIVYILAAAGILQGLLILLGLADAQIKSSGTFAVLNFMSWTPFAFLPVFIAITAARHFKCNPFIAVLCCCALINPEWTAMAGKIASGSEVKFLFFPLAETVYTSSVLPPLFLVWALSWFERRVEKWLPEVVSPLFTPLLCFVVIVPLTLIVIGPITSWAALGVAHGYNTLFHAAPALAAAIIGGVWQVIVIFGVHWGITPVIMANFDTQGYDSFQAYQTIAVIGQMAAVFGVFIKSRNKQLKATSLSAGVTAIFGITEPAIYGVTLRFKKPFICGCIGGAIGAVVASLFGSLYYAYAALPGLFTLVNAISPDAPMSFIGELVGAGTAIVLTIVMVQFVGFDDPVEAVVSDEKNAALTVGSLQMLSPIKGEVIALESVADEAFAGKVLGDGVAIIPHEGKVVAPCDAQVATLIDSHHAIGLICDNGAELLIHVGLNTVNLQGRYFTPLVKEGDRVSAGTPLLTFDKEYIERAGYDLTTPVLVVNSEEFTLTRHQSQGAVSAGVPLMSLA comes from the coding sequence ATGGCCGTTATCAGGGATTACAACAAGTTAGCAAGTGATATCCTCCGCGAGGTCGGCGGTGAAGAGAACATCAGTAATTTCTCCCGCTGCGCTACGCGTCTGCGCCTGGTATTGAATCAAACGCCTGACACGGCGAAAGCCAACATCCAGAGCCTGCCAGGCGTGATTGCGGTTGTGGAAAGCGGCGGGCAATTTCAGGTGGTGATTGGCACCCACGTCGCCGATGTGTTTAATGCGTTGAGCGGTATGGTGAAAGAGAAAGACGGCAACGGAGCGCAGCCGAAAACCCGCTGGCTGGATGCGGTGATCGCCACCATGTCGGCGGTGTTCGCGCCGATTGTCTATATTCTTGCCGCCGCCGGGATTTTGCAGGGTTTACTGATTCTACTCGGGCTTGCCGATGCGCAGATCAAATCCTCCGGCACGTTTGCGGTGCTGAACTTTATGTCCTGGACACCCTTCGCATTCCTGCCGGTGTTCATCGCCATTACCGCCGCGCGTCATTTTAAATGTAACCCTTTTATTGCCGTGCTCTGTTGCTGCGCGTTAATCAACCCGGAGTGGACAGCGATGGCCGGGAAAATCGCCAGCGGCAGTGAAGTGAAATTCCTCTTTTTCCCGCTGGCGGAAACGGTTTATACCTCGTCAGTGCTGCCGCCGTTGTTCCTCGTCTGGGCGCTGTCGTGGTTTGAACGCCGCGTTGAAAAATGGCTGCCTGAAGTGGTGAGCCCGTTGTTTACACCGCTGCTCTGCTTCGTAGTCATTGTGCCGCTGACGTTAATTGTGATTGGCCCGATCACCAGTTGGGCTGCGCTTGGCGTCGCGCACGGTTATAACACGCTGTTCCACGCCGCACCGGCACTGGCGGCGGCGATTATCGGCGGTGTCTGGCAGGTGATTGTGATTTTTGGCGTCCACTGGGGCATTACGCCGGTGATCATGGCCAACTTCGATACTCAGGGCTATGACTCTTTCCAGGCCTATCAAACCATTGCGGTGATTGGTCAGATGGCGGCGGTATTCGGCGTGTTTATCAAAAGCCGCAACAAGCAGCTGAAGGCAACCTCGCTGTCGGCAGGCGTGACGGCGATTTTTGGTATTACCGAACCGGCGATTTATGGCGTGACGCTGCGCTTTAAAAAACCGTTTATCTGCGGCTGTATTGGCGGCGCGATTGGCGCAGTCGTCGCCAGCCTGTTTGGCAGTCTCTACTATGCTTATGCCGCACTGCCGGGTCTGTTCACGCTGGTCAACGCAATCAGCCCGGATGCGCCAATGTCGTTTATTGGCGAACTGGTGGGCGCGGGCACCGCGATTGTGCTAACCATTGTGATGGTGCAGTTTGTCGGGTTTGACGATCCGGTCGAAGCTGTGGTTTCTGATGAGAAAAACGCGGCGCTGACTGTCGGCTCCCTGCAAATGCTGAGCCCCATCAAAGGCGAAGTGATTGCGCTGGAAAGCGTCGCGGATGAAGCCTTTGCCGGAAAAGTGCTGGGCGATGGCGTCGCCATCATTCCGCACGAAGGTAAAGTTGTCGCCCCTTGTGATGCACAGGTCGCAACATTGATCGACTCTCATCACGCCATTGGCCTGATATGTGATAATGGCGCGGAATTACTGATTCATGTTGGGCTTAACACCGTCAATCTTCAGGGGCGATATTTTACGCCGCTGGTCAAAGAGGGTGACCGGGTTAGCGCCGGAACACCGCTGCTGACCTTTGATAAAGAATACATTGAGCGGGCAGGTTACGACCTGACCACGCCGGTGCTGGTGGTCAACAGCGAGGAGTTTACGCTCACTCGCCATCAGTCGCAGGGCGCTGTCAGCGCGGGAGTTCCGCTGATGTCGCTGGCCTGA
- a CDS encoding winged helix-turn-helix domain-containing protein, protein MTGNELRKTQEQPHLLEEMLSGLASAMAEPSRAKMLCALMDGRAWTATELSAVVDIAASTASAHLAKLLVSGLLVCVSQGRHRYYRLAGSDVAALLETMMSVSMRGVQAPVTRTPLALRQARTCYDHLAGEIAVGVYAFMQREGWITDDGSAVTDSGKRSLEKIGVTLDPRTRRKPCCACLDWSERRFHLGGDAGAALLIAFEQQGWLRRTPGYREVTVTEEGKTAFYRVFGVKE, encoded by the coding sequence ATGACCGGCAATGAACTACGCAAAACGCAGGAACAACCGCATCTGCTGGAGGAGATGCTCTCCGGTCTTGCCAGCGCGATGGCGGAGCCTTCCCGGGCGAAAATGCTCTGTGCGTTAATGGACGGGCGGGCGTGGACCGCGACCGAGTTGAGCGCGGTGGTGGATATTGCCGCGTCAACGGCCAGCGCGCATCTGGCAAAACTGCTCGTCAGCGGGCTGCTGGTCTGCGTGTCGCAGGGACGGCACCGCTACTACCGGCTGGCAGGCAGCGATGTCGCCGCGCTGCTGGAAACGATGATGAGTGTATCCATGCGCGGTGTGCAGGCACCTGTCACCCGCACGCCGCTGGCGCTGCGTCAGGCGCGTACTTGTTATGATCATCTTGCCGGTGAGATTGCCGTTGGCGTGTATGCGTTTATGCAGCGTGAAGGCTGGATCACTGACGATGGCAGCGCGGTGACGGATTCAGGCAAACGCAGCCTTGAGAAGATTGGCGTCACCCTCGATCCGCGCACCCGGCGCAAACCCTGTTGCGCCTGTCTGGACTGGAGCGAGCGGCGTTTTCACCTCGGCGGCGATGCAGGCGCGGCGCTACTGATTGCTTTTGAACAGCAGGGCTGGCTGCGCAGAACCCCCGGTTATCGTGAAGTCACGGTAACCGAAGAGGGAAAAACTGCGTTTTATCGGGTGTTTGGTGTGAAAGAGTGA